A region of Epinephelus fuscoguttatus linkage group LG1, E.fuscoguttatus.final_Chr_v1 DNA encodes the following proteins:
- the LOC125894342 gene encoding uncharacterized protein LOC125894342, whose product MQKMRLHSSGCGAESVRQEEFTNLSLDLIPGGSVEEMLQEYLKETEVEFRCDCGRNTSSCRSSLLTLPQVLILQLKRFRYSPFFELEKVDDPVRLIRDLLVSSTQDGGCYSLFSAISHFGSTEMGHYISEGIHPDYNLDEPDDHWLTYNDSMVFETSGTLVCEQQGRGAYILFYKRIV is encoded by the exons ATGCAAAAGATGAGACTGCACAGTTCAGG CTGTGGAGCAGAGTCAGTGAGACAGGAGGAATTTACAAACCTGTCTCTAGACCTCATCCCTGGAGGCTCTGTGGAGGAGATGCTCCAGGAGTACCTTAAG gAGACGGAGGTGGAGTTCAGGTGTGACTGCGGACGGAACACATCGAGCTGCAGATCATCCCTCCTCACTCTGCCACA AGTGCTCATCCTGCAGCTGAAGAGGTTTCGCTACTCTCCCTTCTTTGAGCTTGAGAAGGTTGATGACCCTGTCAGGCTGATAAGGGACCTGCTGGTCTCCTCCACACAG GATGGAGGCTGCTACAGCTTGTTCAGTGCCATCAGCCATTTTGGCTCCACAGAAATGG GACACTACATCAGCGAAGGCATCCACCCAGACTACAATCTGGATGAACCAGATGATCATTGGCTCACCTACAATGATTCAATGGTCTTTGAGACGTCCGGCACGTTAGTCTGTGAGCAGCAGGGGAGGGGTGCTTACATCCTGTTCTACAAGAGAA TAGTGTAA
- the tspo gene encoding translocator protein, with product MWLPMIGMTALPHLGGLYGGYVTRKEVKTWYPTLEKPSWRPPNAAFPVVWTCLYTGMGYGSYLVWKELGGFTEDALVPLGLYGLQLALNWAWTPIFFGAHKLKLALIEIIFLTGTVGATMVSWYPINRTATLLMAPYLAWLCLATSLNYCIWRDNKEEKKE from the exons ATGTGGTTGCCCATGATTGGAATGACAGCCCTGCCGCACCTGGGCGGGTTGTATGGCGGCTACGTGACACGCAAAGAAGTGAAGACCTGGTACCCAACTCTTGAGAAACCATCGTGGCGTCCACCAAATGCAGCATTCCCTGTAGTGTGGACATGTCTGTACACAGGCATGGG ATATGGGTCCTATCTGGTGTGGAAAGAGCTGGGAGGTTTCACTGAGGATGCACTGGTTCCACTGGGACTGTATGGGCTGCAGCTCGCTCTGAACTGGGCCTGGACTCCTATTTTCTTTGGTGCACACAAGCTGAAATTG GCGCTCatcgagatcatatttctcacTGGGACTGTCGGAGCCACCATGGTGTCTTGGTATCCCATCAACCGCACTGCAACACTATTGATGGCGCCCTACCTGGCCTGGCTGTGTCTCGCCACCTCCCTCAACTACTGCATATGGAGAGACAACaaggaagagaagaaagagtAG
- the LOC125894376 gene encoding ubiquinol-cytochrome-c reductase complex assembly factor 2: MSATRYRRFLKLCEEWPRDEAKKARDLGTFLRQRVASAFREGENTQISDPEKCDQIYESLARINGNYYRQRFPRVRDTSFTGVTVEECKLLLSGNVQQMDEEKKGLWKTLMERFGKSPEDVPEKAPEK, from the exons ATGTCTGCCACCAGGTACCGTCGGTTCCTGAAGCTCTGTGAGGAATGGCCACGGGACGAGGCCAAGAAAGCCCGGGATTTAGGGACATTTCTGCGGCAGAGAGTAGCCTCAGCCTTCCGTGAGGGTGAAAACACACAG ATCTCAGATCCGGAGAAGTGCGACCAGATATATGAAAGTTTGGCGCGCATTAACGGCAACTACTACAGACAACGA TTTCCTCGTGTAAGAGACACAAGCTTTACTGGAGTTACGGTGGAAGAGTGTAAACTGCTTTTATCAG GGAATGTGCAACAGATGGACGAGGAGAAAAAGGGTTTGTGGAAGACGTTAATGGAGAGATTTGGCAAGTCACCGGAAGACGTTCCCGAGAAAGCTCctgaaaaatag
- the tomm6 gene encoding mitochondrial import receptor subunit TOM6 homolog, whose translation MSGANGKAKPSTGVMEWVSSACRFATDRNDFRRNLLVNLGLFAAGVWVARNLSDFDLMSPQPVT comes from the exons ATGAGTGGAGCAAACGGTAAAGCGAAACCTTCCACCGGTGTGATGGAGTGGGTCAGTTCAGCTTGTCGGTTCGCTACAGACAGAAACGACTTCAGAAG GAACCTTCTGGTGAACCTGGGCTTGTTTGCAGCTGGTGTTTGGGTCGCCAGAAACCTCTCCGATTTTGACCTGATGTCCCCTCAGCCCGTGACATAA
- the lg1h1orf74 gene encoding UPF0739 protein C1orf74 homolog yields the protein MSAQELFVAAARKCLSVGRKSPSVPQSLDLAAQVLAVDLGLKPALLYDSNGASADQVQQYLSSLQSSQLVSRSLLTLDLNGNTLIVNPLTVRSNVEQLFRDDSVAVIDVRHSLEKPTITDPLRGELKSMTQDLLLLLRGFEQLKEAERPHHVGEESEQWNLCTVFGLLLGYPVTYWFDQTKSFENCLSMTPLMVTTASATWQADTAGHTCCLYSFSVPAVLLKAVQSNLENWRLHLQERFQQQNVLKDLTVRQTTVTLPSVCL from the coding sequence ATGTCTGCTCAGGAGCTCTTTGTTGCTGCAGCTCGtaaatgtctgtctgttggtAGAAAGTCTCCGTCGGTTCCTCAGAGTCTGGACCTGGCTGCTCAGGTCTTGGCTGTTGATTTGGGGTTAAAACCGGCTCTATTGTACGACAGCAACGGCGCCAGTGCAGATCAGGTGCAGCAGTATTTGAGCTCTCTGCAGTCTTCCCAGCTCGTGTCTAGGTCACTTCTCACACTGGATTTAAATGGAAACACGCTCATTGTTAATCCCCTCACAGTCAGATCAAATGTAGAACAGCTGTTTCGTGACGACAGCGTGGCTGTGATCGATGTGCGCCACTCACTAGAGAAGCCCACCATCACTGATCCACTCAGAGGAGAGCTGAAGAGCATGACGCAGGATTTACTGCTCCTCCTGAGAGGGTTTGAACAACTGAAGGAGGCTGAGAGACCTCATCATGTCGGAGAGGAGTCAGAGCAGTGGAACCTGTGCACAGTGTTTGGTCTGTTACTGGGTTACCCCGTCACTTATTGGTTCGATCAGACCAAGAGCTTTGAGAACTGTCTGTCTATGACTCCGCTGATGGTGACTACAGCTTCAGCAACATGGCAGGCAGACACTGCAGGTCACACATGTTGTCTGTACTCCTTCAGTGTCCCGGCTGTTCTGCTCAAAGCAGTGCAGTCCAACCTGGAAAACTGGAGGCTTCATTTACAGGAAAGATTTCAGCAGCAAAATGTCCTCAAGGATCTGACAGTTCGTCAGACCACTGTCACTCTGCCCTCAGTCTGTTTGTGA
- the sirt4 gene encoding NAD-dependent protein lipoamidase sirtuin-4, mitochondrial yields the protein MSGFVSNHQFVISGAGLSTESGIPDYRSEGVGLYARTDRRPMQHAEFIRSAKSRQRYWARNFVGWPQFSSRQPNSAHKALQRWEERGKLHWLVTQNVDALHSKAGQKRLTELHGCSHRVICLGCGAISARKKLQERFIALNPDWSAQTGAVAPDGDVFIEDEQVLHFRVPSCEGCGGILKPEVTFFGDTVNRATVQFVHDRLAESDAVLVAGSSLQVYSGYRFLLAAGEQKMSVAILNIGPTRADHLAELKVSGRCGEVLSVIQPL from the exons atgtctggttttgtttctaATCATCAGTTTGTCATCAGTGGAGCAGGACTCTCCACTGAGTCAGGGATCCCTGATTACCGCTCAGAGGGTGTCGGGCTGTACGCTCGCACCGACAGACGACCCATGCAGCATGCAGAGTTCATCCGCAGCGCAAAGTCTCGTCAACGCTACTGGGCCAGAAACTTTGTCGGGTGGCCGCAGTTCTCCTCCCGTCAGCCAAACTCTGCACACAAGGCCCTGCAGCGGTGGGAGGAGAGAGGCAAACTGCACTGGCTGGTGACCCAAAACGTGGACGCTCTTCATTCAAAGGCAGGGCAGAAGAGACTGACTGAGCTACACGGCTGTTCCCACAG GGTGATCTGTCTCGGCTGTGGTGCCATCTCAGCAAGGAAGAAGCTCCAGGAGCGATTCATAGCACTAAACCCAGACTGGAGTGCGCAGACAGGCGCTGTGGCTCCAGACGGCGATGTCTTCATCGAGGACGAGCAGGTCCTCCATTTCAGAGTCCCCTCCTGCGAGGGCTGTGGAGGAATACTGAAGCCTGAGGTCACGTTTTTTGGAGACACCGTGAACAGAGCAACTGTACAGTTTGTGCACGATAGGCTGGCGGAGTCGGATGCGGTGCTAGTGGCGGGGTCATCATTACAG GTATATTCAGGATACAGGTTTTTACTGGCTGCAGGGGAACAGAAAATGTCAGTGGCCATCCTGAACATTGGACCTACAAGGGCAGACCACCTGGCTGAGCTGAAAGTGAGCGGCCGCTGTGGGGAAGTACTGTCAGTTATTCAACCTCTCTGA